One window from the genome of Ictidomys tridecemlineatus isolate mIctTri1 chromosome 12, mIctTri1.hap1, whole genome shotgun sequence encodes:
- the Cdc42ep3 gene encoding cdc42 effector protein 3: MPAKTPIYLKAANNKKGKKFKLRDILSPDMISPPLGDFRHTIHIGKEGQHDVFGDISFLQGNYELLPGNQEKARSGQLPGHYEFLRANSTSDSVFSETPSPVLKNAISLPTIGGSQALMLPLLSPVTFNAKQESFGPPKLPRLSCEPVMEEKAQEKSRVLENGTIHQGDASWGSSGSASQSSQGRDSHSSSLSEQYADWPAEDMFDHPSPCEQGKGKTKSQESLSDLTGSLLSLQLDLGPSLLDEVLNVMDKNK; the protein is encoded by the coding sequence ATGCCAGCCAAGACCCCGATCTACCTTAAAGCTGCCAACAACAAGAAAGGGAAGAAGTTCAAGCTGAGGGACATTTTGTCTCCTGACATGATTAGTCCCCCCCTGGGAGACTTTCGCCACACCATTCACATCGGCAAAGAGGGCCAGCACGACGTCTTCGGGGACATTTCCTTCCTTCAGGGGAACTACGAGCTTCTGCCTGGCAACCAGGAGAAGGCCCGCTCGGGCCAGCTGCCCGGGCACTACGAGTTCCTGCGGGCCAACAGCACCTCGGACTCCGTGTTCTCAGAAACGCCCTCCCCCGTGCTCAAAAACGCCATCTCCCTCCCCACCATCGGAGGGTCCCAAGCTCTTATGTTGCCCTTATTGTCACCGGTGACATTTAATGCCAAACAGGAGTCCTTTGGGCCACCGAAGCTGCCCAGGCTCAGCTGTGAGCCCGTCATGGAGGAGAAAGCTCAGGAGAAAAGCCGTGTGCTGGAGAATGGGACCATCCACCAGGGAGATGCCTCGTGGGGCTCCAGTGGCTCAGCATCGCAGTCCAGCCAGGGCAGGGACAGCCACTCCTCCAGCCTGTCCGAACAGTATGCCGACTGGCCGGCCGAGGACATGTTTGACCATCCCTCTCCATGTGAGCAGGGGAAGGGAAAGACCAAATCCCAGGAGTCCCTCTCTGACCTCACAggttccctcctctccctccagctGGATCTTGGGCCCTCGCTTTTGGATGAGGTGCTGAATGTCATGGATAAAAATAAGTAA